A genomic stretch from Eubacterium sulci ATCC 35585 includes:
- a CDS encoding response regulator SirA, protein MKTIIKRSMAEERYSGDKIVKAMEKAFISVGVEHDADLIADLLRQVEAEFADREQAGVEEIQDAVERVMMANGCFDAAKSYILYREKRAEMRKIREALVAEIGDENLLPVLASIQSSYEHYDLTRLEAKYIAMQKPDSTIDARLELLTKSAAELTTQEEPNWEKIAGRLLYYTFSRELKKTEENYGLTSFYEKLRYLTSEGLYGKYILDSYSKKEIEEAFEFIDDERNNLYTYAGLDLLISRYLIHNRSHVVLESPQEMYLGIALHLALKEGEDRMTWVRKFYDIMSLQKVTMATPTQSNARKPYHQLSSCFIDTVPDSLDGIYSSVSKFADVSKFGGGMGMYFGKVRSRGGSIRGFEGASGGVIRWIRVVNDTAVAVDQLGMRQGAVAVYLDAWHKDLPEFLQLRTNNGDDRMKAHDVFPAVCYPDLFWRLAKENLNQDWYLMDPHDIMQIKGYCLEDSFGEEWEKRYWDCVNDVRISKRVIGLKELVKLILKSAVETGTPFAFYRDTVNRMNPNKHKGMIYCSNLCTEIAQNMSEAEIVSTTVETHEGDEVIVTRTKPGDFVVCNLASLCLGNINVHDNKELEDITSTVIRALDNVIDLNFYPINDAKLTNQKYRAIGLGVSGYHHMLAKNRIKWESEEHLAFADKVFEDIGYAAVKASNELAKERGSYSLFEGSEWQDGKYFDRREYNSERWQKLKASVAENGIRNAWIMATAPTSSTSILIGTTAGLDPVMNRFFLEEKKGAILPRVAPELSMATYWYYKQAHYIDQTWSVRAAGIRQRHIDQAQSFNFWITNDYKMSQLLNLYILAWEEGVKTVYYVRSKALDPEDCDSCSA, encoded by the coding sequence ATGAAAACAATAATTAAAAGGAGTATGGCAGAGGAACGCTATTCAGGGGATAAGATTGTTAAGGCAATGGAAAAAGCGTTTATATCTGTCGGAGTTGAGCACGATGCTGATCTAATTGCAGATTTACTTAGACAGGTTGAAGCAGAGTTTGCAGATAGAGAGCAGGCTGGCGTTGAGGAAATCCAGGACGCAGTTGAGCGTGTAATGATGGCTAATGGTTGCTTTGATGCAGCTAAGAGCTACATTCTTTATAGAGAGAAGAGAGCTGAGATGCGTAAGATCAGAGAAGCTCTTGTAGCAGAGATTGGTGACGAGAACCTTCTTCCAGTTCTTGCTTCAATTCAGTCAAGCTATGAGCATTATGACCTTACAAGACTTGAGGCTAAGTATATTGCTATGCAGAAGCCTGATAGCACTATAGATGCTAGACTAGAGCTTTTGACAAAGTCAGCAGCTGAGCTTACAACACAGGAGGAGCCTAATTGGGAGAAAATTGCAGGTAGACTTCTTTACTACACATTTAGCAGAGAGCTTAAGAAGACCGAGGAAAACTACGGTCTAACTTCATTCTATGAGAAGCTTCGCTATTTGACATCAGAGGGACTTTACGGAAAATATATCCTAGATAGCTACAGCAAGAAAGAAATAGAAGAGGCATTTGAGTTCATCGATGATGAGCGCAATAACCTATATACATATGCAGGACTAGACCTTCTAATAAGCAGATACTTGATTCATAACCGTTCACATGTTGTTTTGGAATCACCACAGGAGATGTACCTAGGTATAGCTCTTCACCTTGCTCTGAAGGAAGGCGAGGATAGAATGACATGGGTTAGAAAGTTCTACGACATTATGAGCCTTCAGAAGGTCACAATGGCTACACCTACCCAGTCAAATGCAAGAAAGCCATATCATCAGCTTTCAAGCTGCTTTATTGATACAGTACCTGATTCACTTGATGGAATTTACAGCAGTGTATCCAAGTTCGCCGATGTTTCCAAGTTTGGCGGCGGCATGGGAATGTACTTTGGTAAGGTAAGATCTAGAGGTGGAAGCATCAGAGGCTTCGAAGGAGCAAGCGGTGGAGTTATTCGCTGGATCAGAGTTGTTAACGACACAGCTGTTGCAGTAGATCAGCTAGGTATGAGACAGGGTGCTGTTGCAGTTTACCTAGATGCATGGCATAAGGATCTTCCTGAATTCTTGCAGCTAAGAACAAACAACGGTGATGACAGAATGAAGGCTCACGATGTATTTCCAGCTGTTTGCTATCCAGACCTTTTCTGGAGACTTGCTAAGGAAAACCTAAACCAGGATTGGTACCTAATGGACCCACATGATATCATGCAGATAAAGGGTTACTGCCTAGAGGATTCCTTTGGTGAAGAATGGGAGAAGCGTTATTGGGATTGTGTAAATGACGTTAGAATATCCAAGAGAGTAATCGGGCTTAAGGAACTTGTAAAGCTAATTCTTAAGTCAGCGGTTGAGACTGGAACACCATTTGCTTTCTATCGTGATACAGTAAATAGAATGAATCCTAACAAGCACAAGGGTATGATTTACTGTTCAAACCTCTGTACTGAGATTGCTCAGAACATGAGTGAAGCTGAGATTGTAAGCACAACAGTAGAAACTCACGAGGGCGATGAGGTAATTGTAACAAGAACCAAGCCAGGAGACTTCGTCGTGTGCAATCTCGCATCACTTTGCTTAGGAAATATAAACGTTCACGACAATAAGGAGCTAGAGGACATTACTTCAACTGTAATCAGAGCTCTTGATAATGTAATCGATTTGAACTTCTATCCTATAAACGATGCTAAGCTTACAAACCAGAAATACAGAGCTATAGGTCTTGGAGTTTCAGGTTACCATCACATGCTAGCTAAGAATAGAATTAAGTGGGAATCAGAGGAACACCTCGCATTTGCAGATAAGGTATTTGAGGACATAGGATATGCTGCAGTAAAGGCGAGCAATGAGCTTGCCAAGGAGAGGGGTTCATATAGCTTATTTGAGGGAAGTGAGTGGCAAGACGGAAAGTACTTTGATCGCAGAGAATATAACTCAGAGAGATGGCAAAAGCTAAAGGCTAGTGTTGCTGAGAATGGAATCAGAAATGCTTGGATAATGGCAACTGCACCTACAAGCTCAACTTCAATTTTGATAGGTACAACAGCTGGACTTGACCCAGTTATGAATAGATTCTTCCTTGAAGAAAAGAAGGGTGCTATCTTACCTAGAGTTGCTCCAGAACTTTCAATGGCTACATACTGGTACTACAAGCAGGCTCACTACATTGACCAGACATGGTCAGTAAGAGCTGCAGGTATACGCCAGAGACATATTGATCAGGCGCAGAGCTTTAACTTCTGGATAACTAATGACTACAAGATGAGTCAGCTTCTGAACCTATATATACTAGCATGGGAAGAGGGCGTTAAGACTGTTTACTACGTAAGATCTAAAGCGCTTGATCCAGAGGATTGCGATAGCTGTTCAGCATAA
- a CDS encoding uracil-DNA glycosylase yields the protein MSLNDIISQIENDSRNYEYTKRNIPPILQVNSKAKVLIIGQAPGKKVEESLIPFNDKSGDTLISWMGIDRDTFYSDKIAILPMDFYYPGKGKTGDLPPRKFIANEYHESILNELKNIELTILIGKYSMDYYLKGQMKKNLTETVRCFDEYLPRYFPIVHPSPLNFRWQAKNPWFIENVVPVLQKTVKNILK from the coding sequence ATGTCACTAAATGATATAATTAGTCAAATTGAAAATGATAGTAGAAATTACGAATATACTAAGAGAAATATTCCACCTATACTTCAAGTGAACAGTAAAGCAAAAGTTTTAATTATAGGACAAGCACCTGGAAAGAAAGTTGAGGAATCACTTATCCCATTTAATGATAAGTCGGGTGATACTCTTATTTCTTGGATGGGAATAGATAGGGATACATTTTACTCAGATAAAATTGCAATACTGCCAATGGATTTTTATTATCCAGGAAAGGGTAAAACAGGTGATTTACCTCCAAGAAAATTTATCGCAAATGAATATCATGAGTCAATTCTTAATGAGTTAAAAAATATTGAGCTGACTATCTTGATAGGAAAGTACTCTATGGATTATTATTTAAAAGGACAAATGAAAAAAAATCTTACAGAAACTGTCAGATGTTTCGACGAATATCTGCCTAGATATTTTCCAATTGTTCATCCAAGTCCATTGAACTTCAGATGGCAGGCAAAGAATCCGTGGTTTATAGAAAATGTTGTTCCAGTGCTACAAAAAACAGTTAAGAATATCTTGAAATAG
- a CDS encoding chromate transporter → MKILVELFTSFMRIGGFTFGGGYAMLPLIQKEIVDRRGWASDEEVLDYFTIGQITPGVIAVNTATFIGYKKAGILGGMVATLGVIFPSIVIISIIAAFLTNFADLPVVIHAFNGIRACVCVLILIAVYNMGKKSVIDVFTAIIFVATAVLAILKITSPVILVIAAGLIGVVFQLIKAKRQVK, encoded by the coding sequence TTGAAGATTTTGGTAGAGCTTTTTACATCATTTATGCGAATAGGTGGCTTTACATTTGGCGGTGGATATGCAATGCTACCACTTATACAAAAAGAAATAGTCGATAGAAGAGGATGGGCTAGCGACGAGGAAGTTTTAGATTATTTTACTATTGGTCAAATTACCCCAGGTGTTATTGCAGTTAATACCGCGACTTTTATAGGATATAAAAAGGCAGGTATTTTAGGAGGAATGGTCGCTACACTTGGAGTTATTTTTCCTTCAATAGTAATAATAAGTATAATTGCAGCTTTTTTGACAAATTTTGCGGATTTACCAGTCGTTATACATGCATTTAATGGAATTAGAGCCTGTGTATGCGTTCTGATTTTGATTGCTGTGTATAATATGGGTAAGAAGTCAGTTATAGATGTTTTTACAGCAATAATCTTTGTTGCGACAGCTGTTTTAGCCATTCTTAAGATAACTTCACCAGTAATACTAGTTATTGCAGCTGGGCTTATAGGGGTTGTTTTTCAGCTCATCAAAGCCAAAAGGCAGGTGAAGTAG
- a CDS encoding MFS transporter, which produces MRRKDRQINDFMEIYDIIKRCDICRIALNNDGYPYILPLNFGVSVEDEKLTFYFHSALEGQKLQLIEKDNRASFEMDCNHELQYFEERGYCTYAYESVMGKGHILMIEDEKEKFEALEILMDHYHPGKKAWFNPAAIPRTAVYKLVVEEFTAKRKEVKKREDH; this is translated from the coding sequence ATGAGACGTAAAGATAGACAAATAAATGATTTTATGGAAATATATGATATAATCAAACGCTGTGATATATGTCGAATTGCATTAAATAATGACGGATATCCATATATTTTACCTCTAAATTTTGGAGTAAGTGTGGAAGACGAAAAGCTGACTTTTTACTTTCACAGTGCGCTAGAAGGTCAGAAGCTTCAGCTTATAGAAAAAGATAATAGAGCAAGCTTTGAAATGGACTGCAATCATGAGCTTCAGTATTTTGAGGAAAGAGGTTATTGTACTTATGCATATGAGAGCGTAATGGGAAAAGGTCATATTTTGATGATAGAGGACGAGAAAGAAAAATTCGAAGCACTTGAAATTTTGATGGATCACTATCATCCTGGCAAGAAAGCTTGGTTTAATCCAGCTGCAATTCCGCGTACAGCCGTATATAAGCTTGTAGTAGAGGAATTTACTGCTAAGAGAAAAGAAGTAAAGAAGAGGGAAGACCATTGA
- a CDS encoding chromate transporter, producing the protein MKQLPLLIYYFFTTGLFSIGGGLATLPFLYEIGRKTGWYTAGDVANMVAIAQSTPGPTGINMSTYVGYMQFGILGAVLGPIAIVAPSFIVIIIVSKLLNKFKESKLVQDSMYGLRAASTGLIFAAAFSVIEISIFNFGNTGAITEFVRWPSLALAGFVLALHLWKKPHPIVLIVLSGFIGVIFEL; encoded by the coding sequence ATGAAACAGTTACCACTACTAATTTACTATTTCTTTACAACAGGCTTGTTTTCAATAGGCGGAGGACTTGCAACTCTTCCGTTTCTATATGAAATAGGGCGAAAAACTGGATGGTACACTGCAGGGGATGTTGCTAATATGGTGGCTATTGCACAAAGTACTCCAGGACCTACTGGAATAAATATGTCAACCTATGTAGGCTACATGCAATTTGGTATTTTAGGCGCTGTTCTTGGTCCTATAGCAATAGTTGCACCTTCGTTTATAGTTATAATAATTGTATCAAAGCTATTAAATAAATTTAAGGAATCAAAGCTTGTTCAGGATTCTATGTATGGACTTAGAGCTGCTTCAACGGGGCTTATATTTGCAGCAGCTTTCAGCGTCATAGAAATTTCAATATTTAACTTTGGTAATACAGGAGCGATTACCGAATTTGTAAGGTGGCCATCTCTTGCATTAGCAGGATTTGTGCTTGCGCTTCACCTTTGGAAGAAACCACATCCAATAGTGCTTATAGTATTATCAGGTTTTATAGGGGTTATATTTGAGTTATAG
- a CDS encoding NimC/NimA family protein, with amino-acid sequence MKEIMEYLQECNNFFLATVEDGKPFVRPISVLCEHDNKIYFISSNHKLVYDQIKQNGNVEICGMNTHGSWVRINGKVEEDESREARIALMDSDIDVISSVYSKEDDIMPAFYFESGTVRLCSSKGENKVIEL; translated from the coding sequence ATGAAAGAAATAATGGAATATTTACAGGAGTGTAATAATTTTTTCCTCGCAACAGTTGAAGATGGAAAACCTTTTGTTCGTCCTATTAGTGTTTTATGTGAGCATGATAATAAGATTTACTTCATTTCAAGCAATCACAAGCTTGTATATGACCAGATTAAGCAGAATGGTAATGTTGAGATTTGTGGTATGAATACACATGGTTCATGGGTAAGAATAAATGGTAAGGTTGAAGAGGATGAAAGTCGTGAGGCAAGAATAGCACTTATGGATTCAGATATTGATGTTATAAGCTCAGTTTACTCAAAGGAAGACGATATAATGCCAGCGTTCTATTTTGAAAGTGGAACAGTTAGACTTTGCTCTTCTAAGGGAGAAAACAAGGTTATAGAACTATAA
- a CDS encoding 1-deoxy-D-xylulose-5-phosphate synthase — translation MYEILNKINGPEDVKKLNIKELENLAEDIREALFNRLTKIGGHCGPNFGMVEAEIALHYVFNSPKDKIVFDVSHQSYPHKMLTGRKEGYICDEHFGDDSGYTNPEESEHDLFNIGHTSTSISLATGLAKARDILGRKENVIAIIGDGSLSGGEALEGLNVAGSEIESNLIIVVNDNQQSISETHGGIYKSLSELRKTQGESENNIFRAFGLDYVYVEDGNDIAKMIEAFEKLKDIDHPIVMHINTIKGKGYEIAEKDRENWHWTLPFDRETGKLKVEWSDEPEYSDLAREYVINKAKADSSFMVITPNMPGCLDLSKEDRIALGDQFVDVGIAEEQSIAMAGGAAKAGAKPLVFTSVTFMQRAYDQISHDICINSLPITILLTSASFASMRDVTHLGIFGIAEFSNIPNLVIISPSSKEELLSALDWSVDQREHPVMILMPGNEVNSREQILSIGELDKFELTQKGEKLAIIGLGGFYQKGEGLAKAVEEKYGFRPTLINPRFASGIDKELLDSLAETHKLVITLEDGILAGGFGQKIASHLGTSNLKVKNYGLEKKFYDRYNAKALLKELGMDDESILNDIKEMLSL, via the coding sequence ATGTACGAAATACTAAATAAAATAAATGGACCAGAGGATGTCAAAAAATTAAACATCAAGGAGCTAGAGAATCTTGCAGAAGATATAAGAGAAGCTCTTTTTAATAGGCTAACAAAGATAGGCGGACATTGCGGACCTAATTTCGGTATGGTTGAAGCTGAAATTGCCCTACACTATGTCTTTAATTCGCCTAAGGATAAGATTGTTTTTGACGTATCTCACCAGTCGTATCCACATAAGATGTTAACTGGAAGAAAAGAAGGCTATATTTGTGATGAGCATTTTGGTGATGACTCTGGCTATACTAATCCAGAAGAGAGCGAGCATGACCTGTTTAATATAGGGCATACGTCGACTTCTATTTCACTTGCCACAGGGCTTGCTAAGGCTAGAGACATCCTCGGAAGGAAGGAAAATGTTATAGCTATTATTGGAGATGGTTCTTTATCTGGAGGAGAAGCTCTAGAAGGTCTAAATGTTGCTGGCTCAGAAATTGAATCAAATCTAATAATTGTTGTGAATGATAATCAGCAGTCGATTTCTGAAACACATGGTGGAATATATAAAAGTCTTTCAGAGCTTAGGAAGACACAAGGAGAGTCAGAAAATAATATATTTAGAGCTTTCGGTCTAGACTATGTTTATGTCGAGGACGGTAATGACATAGCAAAAATGATAGAAGCATTTGAGAAACTAAAGGATATAGATCATCCAATAGTTATGCATATAAATACTATCAAAGGAAAGGGTTATGAGATTGCCGAAAAAGACCGCGAAAATTGGCACTGGACACTTCCTTTTGATAGAGAGACAGGAAAGCTTAAAGTTGAATGGAGCGATGAACCAGAATATAGCGATTTAGCTAGAGAATACGTGATTAATAAGGCAAAGGCTGACAGTTCATTTATGGTTATTACACCTAATATGCCTGGTTGTTTAGATTTATCTAAGGAAGATAGAATTGCACTAGGAGATCAGTTTGTCGATGTTGGAATTGCTGAAGAGCAGTCTATAGCAATGGCTGGAGGTGCAGCAAAGGCAGGCGCTAAGCCTTTGGTATTTACTAGTGTAACCTTTATGCAAAGAGCATATGACCAGATATCTCACGATATTTGTATAAATAGCTTACCTATAACAATTCTCCTTACATCAGCTTCATTTGCTAGCATGAGAGATGTGACTCATCTAGGGATCTTCGGAATTGCTGAGTTTTCAAATATTCCTAACCTAGTAATAATCTCACCGTCATCAAAGGAAGAGCTACTTTCGGCTCTTGATTGGTCGGTAGATCAAAGAGAGCATCCTGTAATGATTTTGATGCCAGGAAATGAAGTAAACAGTAGAGAACAGATTCTTAGCATTGGAGAACTGGATAAATTCGAGCTTACTCAAAAGGGTGAAAAGCTTGCAATCATAGGGCTAGGGGGTTTCTACCAAAAGGGCGAAGGACTTGCTAAGGCTGTAGAAGAGAAATACGGATTTAGACCTACTTTGATAAATCCGAGATTTGCATCTGGTATTGATAAAGAACTATTAGACTCATTAGCAGAGACTCACAAGCTAGTTATAACGCTTGAAGATGGTATTCTTGCTGGTGGTTTTGGACAGAAGATAGCTTCGCATTTAGGAACCAGTAATCTTAAGGTTAAAAACTATGGACTAGAGAAAAAGTTCTACGATAGATACAATGCTAAAGCACTTTTGAAGGAGCTTGGCATGGATGATGAGTCAATTTTAAATGACATAAAAGAGATGCTATCGCTTTAA